A part of Desulfobacter sp. genomic DNA contains:
- a CDS encoding tetratricopeptide repeat protein, which translates to MSQPQNPNLPKNADEHIANLRNALVQNNECGTTHYNLAVALLGKQEFAEAEKSLHDAIDCSPSLAEAYVQLGGICLQRGDLEGCYRFNLQATRARAGFAEGYANMAFVMLQLIDGKDEKEDGEKLDKAIKHLRKSIVHNKYFVQAYTTLGTAYFMKGLLDEAIKANEEALQIVAEFPIAHNNLAVAYLEKENYAKALEHCDKAVELGYEVAQDLLDELAAHRS; encoded by the coding sequence ATGTCCCAGCCCCAGAATCCCAACCTGCCCAAAAATGCAGACGAACATATTGCCAACCTCCGGAACGCACTGGTCCAAAACAACGAGTGCGGAACAACCCATTACAACCTGGCCGTCGCCCTCCTGGGGAAACAAGAGTTTGCCGAGGCGGAAAAATCCCTGCATGATGCCATTGACTGCAGCCCCTCCCTGGCCGAAGCCTATGTGCAGCTGGGGGGGATCTGTCTCCAGCGCGGGGATCTGGAAGGCTGTTACCGGTTTAACCTGCAGGCCACCCGGGCCAGGGCGGGATTTGCCGAAGGATATGCCAACATGGCCTTTGTCATGTTGCAGCTCATTGACGGCAAGGATGAAAAGGAAGATGGAGAAAAACTGGACAAGGCCATTAAGCACCTGAGAAAGTCCATCGTCCATAATAAGTATTTTGTTCAGGCCTATACCACCCTGGGAACGGCCTATTTTATGAAAGGACTGCTGGATGAGGCCATTAAGGCCAATGAAGAAGCCCTGCAGATTGTAGCCGAGTTTCCCATCGCCCACAATAATCTTGCCGTGGCCTACCTTGAGAAAGAGAACTATGCCAAAGCCCTTGAACACTGTGACAAGGCTGTTGAGCTCGGGTATGAAGTGGCCCAGGATCTTCTGGATGAACTGGCCGCCCACAGATCATGA
- the dsrA gene encoding dissimilatory-type sulfite reductase subunit alpha — MAKHETPLLDQLESGPWPSFVSDLKHQAEVRAKNEKGVEYQIPVDCVDDLLGVVELSYKHGRTHWKHGGIVGVFGYGGGVIGRYCDQPELFPGVEHFHTMRVNQPAGKYYKTSYLRELMDLWDFRGSGVTNMHGATGDIILLGTTTPQLEEVFHTLTHDMNQDLGGSGSNLRTPANCLGTSRCEYSCYDTSALCHFLTNEYQDELHRPAFPYKFKFKFDGCPNCCVASIARSDMSFIGTWRDDIKIDQDAVAKYVENDAAYPANAGAHKGKDWGAFDLEKEVLALCPTKCMKYENNKLTIDNANCTRCMHCINVMPRALKIGDDRGLSILVGAKAPILDGAQMGSLLVPFVKADADNDYEEITEVIENIWDWWMEEGKNRERLGELIMRQGFQKLLEVTGIEPQPQHVAYPRTNPYIFWKEDEVEGGWERDVDEYRKHHLR; from the coding sequence ATGGCTAAGCATGAAACTCCTTTACTGGACCAGTTGGAATCCGGTCCGTGGCCTAGCTTCGTCTCTGACCTGAAACACCAGGCTGAGGTCAGGGCTAAAAACGAAAAAGGCGTAGAATACCAGATTCCTGTGGATTGCGTTGACGATCTTCTGGGAGTTGTGGAACTTTCTTACAAACACGGCAGGACCCACTGGAAACACGGCGGCATCGTAGGCGTATTCGGCTACGGCGGCGGTGTTATCGGCCGGTACTGTGACCAGCCTGAACTTTTTCCTGGTGTTGAGCATTTTCACACCATGCGTGTTAACCAGCCTGCTGGCAAATACTATAAAACTTCTTACCTGAGAGAACTGATGGACCTCTGGGATTTCCGGGGTTCCGGTGTTACCAACATGCACGGCGCAACTGGTGACATCATCCTGCTGGGTACCACTACTCCTCAGCTGGAAGAAGTATTCCACACACTGACCCATGACATGAACCAGGATCTCGGCGGCTCCGGCTCCAACCTGAGAACCCCTGCCAACTGCCTGGGTACTTCCAGATGTGAATACTCCTGCTACGACACTTCAGCACTCTGCCACTTCCTGACCAATGAATATCAGGATGAGCTCCACCGTCCGGCATTCCCCTACAAATTTAAGTTCAAATTTGACGGTTGCCCCAACTGCTGCGTTGCTTCTATCGCACGTTCCGACATGTCCTTCATCGGTACCTGGAGAGATGATATCAAAATCGACCAGGATGCTGTTGCAAAATATGTTGAAAACGATGCTGCATATCCTGCAAACGCCGGTGCCCACAAAGGCAAAGACTGGGGTGCATTTGACCTGGAAAAAGAAGTGCTTGCACTCTGCCCCACCAAGTGCATGAAGTATGAAAATAACAAACTGACCATTGACAACGCCAACTGCACCCGCTGCATGCACTGCATCAACGTTATGCCGCGCGCTCTGAAAATCGGTGATGACAGAGGTCTGTCCATTCTGGTTGGTGCAAAAGCACCCATCCTCGACGGTGCCCAGATGGGTTCCCTCCTGGTTCCCTTTGTTAAAGCCGATGCCGATAATGACTATGAAGAAATCACTGAAGTCATTGAAAATATCTGGGATTGGTGGATGGAAGAAGGTAAAAACCGTGAACGTCTTGGCGAGCTGATTATGCGCCAGGGTTTCCAGAAACTTCTGGAAGTGACCGGTATTGAGCCCCAGCCCCAGCACGTTGCATATCCCAGAACCAACCCCTACATCTTCTGGAAAGAAGACGAAGTAGAGGGCGGCTGGGAACGTGATGTCGACGAATACAGAAAACACCATCTTAGATAG
- the dsrB gene encoding dissimilatory-type sulfite reductase subunit beta encodes MAFISTGYNPDKPMENRITDIGPRDYNEFYPPVIAKNQGKWSHHEILEPGVLVHVAESGDEVYTVRVGGARLMSTSLINEICDIADKHCDGYVRFTTRNNVEFMVDSKDKLEPLKTELASRKFDGGSFKFPIGGTGAGVTNIVHTQGWIHCHTPATDASGTVKATMDALFSDFQDMRLPAQLRVSMACCLNMCGAVHCSDIAILGYHRKPPMLDHEYLDKVCEIPLAVSACPTAAIKPSKQTLADGTEVKSVAVKNERCMYCGNCYTMCPSMPLADTEGDGIVLMAGGKVSNRISDPKFSKVVVGFLPNEMPRWPSMTAAITRMVEAYASGANKYERLGDWAERIGWEKFFEVCELDFTHHLIDDFRQQAYMSWRQSTQFKF; translated from the coding sequence ATGGCTTTTATTTCTACTGGTTATAATCCAGACAAACCGATGGAAAACAGAATCACTGACATCGGTCCCCGGGACTATAACGAATTCTATCCTCCTGTAATTGCGAAAAACCAGGGTAAATGGTCTCACCATGAAATCCTGGAACCCGGCGTACTGGTACACGTTGCCGAGTCCGGAGACGAAGTATACACTGTCAGAGTCGGCGGTGCCCGTCTGATGTCCACCTCTCTGATCAATGAGATCTGCGACATTGCTGACAAACACTGTGACGGCTACGTTCGTTTCACCACCAGAAACAACGTTGAGTTCATGGTTGATTCCAAGGACAAACTGGAACCCCTGAAAACCGAACTGGCTTCCAGAAAGTTCGACGGCGGATCCTTCAAGTTCCCCATCGGCGGTACCGGTGCCGGCGTGACCAATATTGTTCACACCCAGGGCTGGATTCATTGCCATACCCCCGCAACCGACGCTTCCGGTACCGTAAAGGCTACCATGGACGCTCTGTTCAGCGATTTCCAGGATATGAGACTGCCGGCTCAGCTGCGCGTTTCCATGGCCTGCTGTCTGAACATGTGCGGTGCTGTACATTGCTCTGACATCGCCATCCTGGGTTACCACAGAAAACCCCCCATGCTGGACCATGAGTACCTGGACAAGGTCTGCGAAATTCCGCTGGCCGTTTCTGCCTGCCCCACCGCAGCCATCAAACCGTCCAAACAGACTCTGGCCGATGGTACTGAAGTAAAATCTGTTGCCGTTAAAAACGAACGCTGCATGTACTGCGGTAACTGCTACACCATGTGCCCCTCCATGCCTCTGGCCGACACCGAAGGTGACGGTATTGTTCTGATGGCAGGCGGTAAGGTGTCCAACAGAATTTCCGATCCCAAGTTCTCCAAAGTTGTCGTTGGCTTCCTGCCCAACGAAATGCCCCGCTGGCCGTCCATGACTGCAGCCATCACAAGAATGGTTGAAGCCTATGCCTCCGGTGCCAACAAGTACGAACGTCTGGGCGACTGGGCTGAGAGAATCGGATGGGAAAAATTCTTTGAAGTTTGTGAACTTGACTTCACCCATCACCTGATTGACGATTTCCGTCAGCAGGCTTACATGAGCTGGCGTCAGTCCACTCAGTTCAAATTCTAA
- a CDS encoding dissimilatory sulfite reductase-asociated protein DsvD: protein MSELLDNKEEAEKAVVAWLEKKSKTKTKFYIKDFYKIFPDDKPRMIKKVVNKMVEDEILEFWSSGSTTMYGLKGAGIQHSSEGEE from the coding sequence ATGAGCGAACTTCTGGACAACAAAGAAGAAGCAGAGAAAGCGGTTGTTGCGTGGCTGGAAAAAAAATCCAAAACCAAAACCAAATTCTACATCAAAGATTTCTATAAAATTTTCCCCGACGACAAACCCAGAATGATCAAAAAGGTTGTCAACAAGATGGTGGAAGACGAAATCCTGGAATTCTGGTCTTCCGGATCCACTACCATGTACGGCCTCAAGGGGGCTGGCATCCAGCACTCTTCCGAGGGTGAAGAATAA